One Arachis hypogaea cultivar Tifrunner chromosome 2, arahy.Tifrunner.gnm2.J5K5, whole genome shotgun sequence genomic window, aacaacaaaaaaaattaaagcttTACCTTTCACCTTTACGATGCCTTCTTCCACTGGTGTTTGGTCTCTGTGAGTCCTCCAACTTTTCACTTTGTTAGTGCGAACCCTTCCGCAAATGTCTTTTTGCAGAATGGTGAATTGAACAGGCAGGTTCAATTCTTCGGCAAGTGTCTTAGGGCagaacttcagagagaagagaggaaacaAGAGGTTTTGGAGCGAAACAGAGACATGGTTGCTATGAGAGGTGGTGATGAAAAGAAACGCTTGAATATCCATTATGGAGATCAAACGACGTCGTATTAGGGGGTTGGGgtcaaaacaaataaaactacgTCGTTTTGGAGTGTGCCATGCTGTTAGTTAACGTTTCACGCTAGCGATCGTTAGCCACGTCAGCCACTAAGATGACGGAAAGACAAACTTGATCAACGTAGTTATtttttaaggactaatttgattaattttatcttttgaagACCAAAATGGAGATTGGATCATCTTTCAGAGACGAAATTGACTATTAACTCAAAGATATAACTTAAAATTTAGTTCATGTTGCACACCATatctaataataaaataacacatGTACTATCTTATGGTGTATAAAATAAGAGTAAATATAAATAGTACAGCCTTGAAAAAAGTTTGATTTACAGTATTTCGGAACCATCAATTATCATAATTAATCTGAATGTCTATTGGAAAGAGGGTCAAAGTTCAAACTTAggagaagaaaaataaacaaataaataaagatgacTCAATTCAATCAATTGTGATACTATCAGGAGGAATAAGGGCACAATACTGCTTGTAGGAACATATGCTCAAATACCAAGGATAGGTACCTAATGTATGTATAAATTCAATGGTCTGTAATTAACTTCAgaaaaaaaatcttcaaaaacATGGGAGAAAAATCTTCAAATCATAATGGTTCTCTTTCTATAAACATGTACTCATATCTGACAAGGCATTTCATGATGGTCTTCCATCTgtcatatataatttaattttgcaaTTGCTTCATGATacagaaagtaattaataatacCAGTACGTCCGTAGTAGCAGAAAAATGCCGAAATTCTTTAGCTTAACGTAACGTGTATGCATTGATATccatattcttttaaaaaatttaaacttaataGTTTTCAAGTGTGTTAAGTTACTTTACATAcccaaaacaacaaaaatttgCAAATGCTTTTCCACGCCTCCCGAAATAGTTCATACTTCATGTTACactataaacaaaaattatttattctcctaatcatcttttaaatttttaaacagaAAATACTGAACACGTTTTATGTTTCCAAAATATTAAGATGCATTTGAATTTCCCTTTTCTTTCAATGACTTATGAAGTATCAACTCTTCAGAAAGCAGATCTCAACATCTCAGTTGAAGTTCTATCAATATGATCCCGAACAATCATTCTGTTAAAAGACAACAAATAAAACCACAATATCCACAACCTTAGAATGAACAATGATTTAGTGGAAATAAACAGGTTGAACAATTCAGATGTACAAGCATCAATTATACATTAATGACAAATGTAACAACCTTATGTCAGCCTTGAGAAAAATCAATTTCTTCCAAGGCAGTTGTTGAAGTGAGCTCCAACGAAAACCCCATTAGACAAGCTTTGTAAAATGAACATGCTGTTTAAGGATCTTCTGTTCTTATTCAAACTTGTTCTCAGCATTCAGCACACTCTGTTGGGTCCAAAGACTTGGTCCGAAGTGCGCTCAGGAAGCTGCTGAAAGCATGTTTCCCAGCTGACGCTTATATCAAGCTCAGCACACTGATGAACAATTATAGGGAAGAAACCAACTGGTGAGCTAATGGCAAGTCCAACACACAATTCTTAACATAATTTTCGGTCAAGATGGACTAATGAATTTTACCAGATAATTGGCAGCAATCCTCATGGTTGATCTGCAAAGAACCTAGTCCGGTTCAGACGGCGACGCCTTCTTGGCACAGGAGATTCATCTTCATCAACATCACGATCATTATCCCGATGACCCAACAAATTCTCGCCCCAAAGATACGGGCGATCAACTCTAGATGGTCGGCGATGATGCCTTGTCCATGCTCTACGACGAGCTCTTGGCTCCGGAACAGTTTCAATGTTGTCAATCATCTGAAACAAGAAACTCAACCAGGGTCCATTAGCATCACCCAGGCTGCCTTCCCTATCACTTGAAGACCTTCCATCTCCATTTTCAATAACATAATCCCCAACGACAACGGCACCAGGTATGGCAGACCGAATAGCACTAACAATATCACCATATTCTCTCTGCCGTTCAAAATGTCGCCAAGCTCTTTCTCTAGTAGGATCAACAACAGAGGGATGAGTGGTAGGGTGAACTCTTCTGGCATGTAGACGTAGTTCTAGATAATTACCAACAAACGAGCATGACTCCCTAGAGCAACTTCTCTTCTTTGTATTTAAATAGTCTCTAACCTCTTCAATCACTTCCCAGCTATGTACTGTGCCTCGACATAAGGGGCATGacaagtttaattttgatgcaaaatTACCAGCATTTAACTCTTCAAGTTCAGCCCTGTCCTGCAAGGTCTCAGAATCAACATTTTCTAAATTGCCTTCATGTGGGTTTAAACCTCTACTAGGATCTTGGGCATCACCCTGTCTTGATCCTTGTGGTAATTGAACAGACAATACAATACATTATCAATTTTAATTAGGTGAAGTTCATTACTATCATTCAAGGGAGAATACATAATAAGCTAAACATTAAAACAATTACCGGAGTTGTTTGTATTTACTAAAGAACTTGATAAATTATGACTGTCATTAGAATCGGTCCTCATTTTTTTAAACCGGTCCAGGCAATTCGAATGTCTATAACTCGTATCACAAATGTAAGATCTGCAGCCCTTCTCATGAGAGCTGCAAACAAGGAGAACAGCATTATGCGGATGGTCCATGCAGATAGGACATGAAACTTCATCCAGTTCTTTGTGTAGAGCACTGATATCTGAATCTTTACTTAATCTGCGCCTAACACCAGTCATCTTCCACGATCAGTGGTAACTACTCAACATATGGAAGTCATTAGAACCACCGCTAATGAACTAGaccaaaaattaatttcattattCACAAGTCATAACACAAGAAAATGCCAGCGGCGACACAAAAACCTCTTTTTTGTACATTTGGTTTCTAGGAACAAGAGAACAACAATGACCAAGTCTTGTTCCACTACATGAGGCTGGCAGATTCTATGAACAAAGGGGAATatgaaaaaaagggaaaaaaaattgaaaggcaACACATGTTCAATTTTGCCCCTTAACCATGGCCTTTCTAAGGATGTATGGTGTGTATGTTTGTGGGCATGTAAATGCATCAAGAAGCAAAAGCTTTGGCTGTTTTCACTTCCATCCCCCAATTTCCCGGTATCATGTTTCTCTTGATTATATGGAACAGAAGgaatatataactttagaataACCTACAATCAAGTGTCACAATCCAGTTGGCCAATGCCTAAACTAGACTAAAATTACTAAACAACCAGTGAATACAATCCATACTCTGTCTGCTAACGGTTCTTTGTTTTCTATATGACCATTAACCATTCCTTTTCCCCTCACCCGAGGGAAGAATATTATATTACTTAAGTCAAGTGAAACCAAGGGATGATTAATTAGTTCAATCGTAATTAGATCTAGGTTATAGCATAGATTCAAAGCAATAAGGCAGTttgtaaaaatgaaataaaatacaattataGAAATATAAGTATCACATAATCTTTAATTAACTTACCCAAGAAATAGGCTCTAACTATATTCCTATTTGTGCCTTCTGAGTCTCAATTTGCATTCACATAAACTGTACTTGACTTCACAAAAGAATGATAGGATAATCACTTATGCAATGCTCCAATATAAGTTACAAATTATGTAGCAGAATATAGTAAAATCTGGGACAAATATACAATTAACGAACAAGTCCACGCAGAATCACCAACAGTTGCCTAAATCTGCACATATACAACCAAGAACAAGGAAGGAAAAAAGATTCTGAGTCAAGCAACATAAGAATTCAAATCTAATGAATTTCACTATCAGAAATTTAAGAATCTCGGAAGTCAACAATCATGAAAACTTAGGCAGCACAAATATACAGACTTGTCAACTCAAAACTACTCTTTGACCATGCTGATTTTGGGGAACTTCTTTTAATATTCAAGTGTGAATACAAATTTATACAAACATACCACAACACGAAAATAAAAATGTCTGGAATAGAATTATCAAAAACAGAAGTGGCAATGTCATCACCCTAGTTAACGTGGCATGACTTCTCATATTTAGAATGATTCAAGCCGAAGATCATATAAAAGCCCCACATGAACATATAATATGGCATCACTACATTTGCACAATTTTTTTAGTAACAAATATAAGATATAAGAACCACTTCATCCAAAAGCATGGACATCTTCTACACTGTTAGAACTATGTAAACCAGTATCAACTTCAACAACTTTGTAAAGATACAAATGGAAATAAATCGCAACATATCGCAGTTCATTTTGTTAGGCATAATAACACAAATAAAGCAATATGCCCAGAAAAATAAAACAGATTTTATGCAATCAACAGCAGCAAGGAAACTTGGCAAGATGCATAAATCAAGTTT contains:
- the LOC112747465 gene encoding uncharacterized protein, yielding MTGVRRRLSKDSDISALHKELDEVSCPICMDHPHNAVLLVCSSHEKGCRSYICDTSYRHSNCLDRFKKMRTDSNDSHNLSSSLVNTNNSGSRQGDAQDPSRGLNPHEGNLENVDSETLQDRAELEELNAGNFASKLNLSCPLCRGTVHSWEVIEEVRDYLNTKKRSCSRESCSFVGNYLELRLHARRVHPTTHPSVVDPTRERAWRHFERQREYGDIVSAIRSAIPGAVVVGDYVIENGDGRSSSDREGSLGDANGPWLSFLFQMIDNIETVPEPRARRRAWTRHHRRPSRVDRPYLWGENLLGHRDNDRDVDEDESPVPRRRRRLNRTRFFADQP